A stretch of DNA from Diadema setosum chromosome 10, eeDiaSeto1, whole genome shotgun sequence:
CATCGTCTAAGAGCAcagaaaaaaatgtatccatTATAAATTGAATAGACTTGAATCTAgtgataacaaaaaaacaaaaagacgtTACAGTATCTGGATTTTGCGAAAGTATCACTAATTTCAAGAACTTGCATAATTTATGTTGGACGTATAGAGtctaatgataataacaaacatcaataacaacaataaccgCATTTTTTCATTCAGTAAAGTTTGCTTTTAATAATCTGTGTATGCCTACTACAGCCAATCAAAAGAAAGTATGCAAATGAAGTGGGACTCGCAATAGCATTGGCGCTATGTTTACAATATGCAATGGGCTGGGGAAGGATGGGTGCCTATATCTAGAGTTCAGTGGGAGTGAATgattgtgtgtgggggggggggtgggtgtgtgggtgtgcgtgggttttttgtatcaaataaatgtttagTGAACTGTTTTAAAAAGAGCGAGGGTAATGCACTGAAGCGTATGAACAAAAGATCAGTGATCCGTTAATACCTCCCTGCTGAAGTGAAAGTTATACATGATAATAACAAacatcaataacaacaataaccgCATTTTTTCATTCAGTAAAGTTTGCTTTTAATAATCTGTGTATGCCTACTACAGCCAATCAAAAGAAAGTATGCAAATGAAGTGGGACTCGCAATAGCATTGGCGCTATGTTTACAATATGCAATGGGCTGGGGAAGGATGGGTGCCTATATCTAGAGTTCAGTGGGAGTgaatgattgtgtgtgtgggggggggtgggtgtgtgggtgtgcgtgggttttttgtatcaaataaatgtttagTGAACTGTTTTAAAAAGAGCGAGGGTAATGCACTGAAGCGTATGAACAAAAGATCAGTGATCCGTTAATAACTCCCTGCTGAAGtgaaagttatacatgtattacctggTTAACGCATTGACCTTAAGGTATATACTTGACGCAGCTGATTGGGTGCAGTCGCGACGTCTCTGCCTTAAGTTTCAAAAGCTTATTTTGCTAAAGCGCCGAGTTTCAGACCAACTCATCCTGAAAAATGGAGAAGTTTTTGGTCCTCAGCTTGATTCTTCTGGTCGTCGGTTCCCTCTTTATTGAGGACGCCGGTAAGTCATAGCTGGAAAGGTCGAAACCTAATTTTAACATGAAATGAGAATCTGTTAAAGTTTCTTGGTAACACCCAGTCGTAAAtaatgcacacatgcacaatcACTCTTGACCAGAAGCGGTATCCACTTTTTTTAAGAAGACATTGTACTCCAGAGTTTTCATTTTACGTCGGTTAAGTTCATTCATGATTGCCGTCCCTTTTTCAGAGATCTGTATTTTATGTCAGTTAAGTTCATTCATGATTGCTGTCCCTTTTTCAGGGATCTGGTATCATCTGgaagttgttggttttttttttaaccattccTGGTTGAATCATATGACATGAACAGAATAAAACTGAGCCGAATTTGCTCCTTTTTAAGTTAGATTTAGACTAGCCAGTGCAAGTCGGGAACATAGTGTCAAGAGAAGCTTTCGCAAAGGCGGACAATCATGTCGAAGTGAACAGGAAACGGTGGGAAGTGGGACATGTTTTGCAGGGATTGATCTGTGAATAAATTTCAGAGACTTAAGAAACAATTAAGTGgcattgatacaatcacatttctgcttcctccatttttccccaaaaaattcaggggggggggatgattgtacaggccatcccccccccaaaaaaaaaaaaaaagggagatgaGGAAAAAAGGCATTGCCAAGCAAATTTCTTAGATATTTTAACTTTATCTGCAGATGTACTGGGCAGAAGACGTCGCCGTTCCACGGGTACGCCGCTTGGTCGCCGGATTACGGACTCTCCAAGTCGTCGCCGCATTGCGGAGCCTGCAAGTACTCGCCGCAACGTATTTTCCGCAAGCGTtcgccggtcccgaggattccCCAGTACTCGCCGAACCACAGGTAG
This window harbors:
- the LOC140234533 gene encoding uncharacterized protein produces the protein MEKFLVLSLILLVVGSLFIEDADVLGRRRRRSTGTPLGRRITDSPSRRRIAEPASTRRNVFSASVRRSRGFPSTRRTTDGLDLLEANVADVMVKASAAAANLHLNSPVFN